From Microbacterium sp. LWH11-1.2, one genomic window encodes:
- a CDS encoding ExeM/NucH family extracellular endonuclease → MAPVAHRRNRGRVGALAATCVAALGFGSLTAVPAFADPAGTGVVINEAYLSGGSAGAAFKNKFVELYNPTSEPVTLDGMSLQYRSATGTGPSNGVAPLTGVIPAGGYYLVQGNSNGANGADLPAPDAVSTLTPSGTTGTLALVEGTAAVTLTPGSVAGVDGVVDLLGYGTSNTFETAAATAPAGNTDVKSLNRTGGADTDDNSVDFTLSATITPQGTGGTDPDPDPDPDPDPTTVAIADVQGTADVSPLSGQTVTVEGVVTADYRTGGYKGIVIQTQGSGGATDATPGASDGIFVFLNALAPTLAIGDLVSVTGAVGEYFGQTQLNPGAVTDIEVLAAGAGVPAVTPLPDTVRGADREQYENMYVAPEGTYRLASSHQLFNFGTLWLNAGADLNVKSTETTRPGDAAAAIAAANRANRLLLDDGWSIQVTNNGHPGAQPYFTKDAVVRNGDTVDFGDNGYVLQWGFDDWRLQPVIPIDDASPADLKVGFAATNPRTESAPEVGGDVQVASFNVYNYFTTLTSENPDARGAANAAQFAIQKSKIVAAINGLDAEIVSLMEIENSVKLGEPIDSALEDLVAGLNEDAGSDVWDYVPTPDALNDAATTDYITNAIIYKKDAVTTVGDSATVTDETVWGNAREPIAQAFDIDGRVVTVVANHFKSKSPPQGAGAEPADGQGFFNADRVAQAQSLLEFTTDLEEASGSGDMLLIGDFNAYGKEDPIDVFTANGWSDLVADRAAGQYTYTFDGELGSLDHVIASPSLAASITGAGVWGINSPEWSDRGYAFGATESGTPYRSSDHDPIIVGVSSEIPPVSIDVVTVNDFHGRIEADGAAAGAAVLAGAVKQFRDANPNTIFAGAGDLIGASTFTSFINDDNPTIDALNAAGLDVSAAGNHEFDQGWEDLRDRVQDRADWEYISSNVFVTETGEPALAPAWVKELDGVKVGFVGAVTEDLDSLVSPEGIADLEVRSIVDSVNAVADDLRDGDESNGEADVVILLVHEGAESVDVGAITPESPLGEIVYGVDDDVNAIVSAHTHLAYNHVIDGRPVVSAGQYGENLGLMNIQVDAKTKELISITNEIKPLTAAGAPLYPAVPEVADIVAEAKAEADVLGAIKVGDITADFNRARQTSGSENRGGESTIGNFVADVQKWSTDADIALMNPGGIRANLAYASTGASDPDGNVTYREAATVQPFANTLVTLTLTGAQLKGVLEEQWQPAGSARPFLKLGVSEGLVYTYDPAGAQGSRITSITLDGTPIDPAADYTVAANSFLAAGGDNFSTFKHGTGKRDTGKIDLQSMVDWFDANKTASPDYAQRAVGVAISPADADGYSAGDQVTVSLSSLAFSAGEPAPGEVSLSLGGTQLAAGAIDPAIVDTTDEVGRASLTFTVPSGVFGEQQLTVAVAGTGTTVQVPFTIAGEEEFAGTIALGSSKVTAGKKLTITGEGYQPGETVTVELRPKKGQAIEVGTIQVGDDGSFSTSVTVPKKTQPGKYTVAVAQADGDEATATVTVNRAGGIGGAIGDILDWLWDLLTGWW, encoded by the coding sequence ATGGCTCCCGTCGCTCACCGTAGAAACCGGGGGCGCGTCGGCGCTCTCGCCGCGACCTGTGTGGCAGCGCTGGGCTTCGGCTCGCTGACCGCCGTGCCCGCCTTCGCCGATCCGGCAGGGACGGGGGTGGTGATCAACGAGGCCTACCTCTCCGGTGGCAGCGCAGGGGCCGCCTTCAAGAACAAGTTCGTCGAGCTCTACAACCCGACCTCCGAGCCGGTCACCCTCGACGGCATGTCGCTGCAGTACCGCTCCGCGACGGGCACCGGGCCCTCGAACGGCGTCGCGCCGCTCACCGGCGTCATCCCGGCCGGCGGCTACTACCTGGTGCAGGGCAACAGCAACGGGGCCAACGGCGCCGACCTCCCGGCTCCCGACGCGGTCAGCACCCTGACCCCGAGCGGCACCACCGGCACGCTCGCGCTCGTCGAGGGCACGGCCGCCGTCACCCTCACCCCCGGCTCGGTCGCGGGCGTCGACGGCGTGGTCGACCTTCTCGGCTACGGCACCTCCAACACCTTCGAGACCGCGGCGGCCACGGCGCCGGCGGGGAACACCGACGTCAAGTCGCTGAACCGCACAGGCGGCGCCGACACCGACGACAACAGCGTCGACTTCACGCTCTCGGCCACCATCACCCCGCAGGGCACCGGCGGCACCGACCCCGATCCCGACCCCGATCCCGATCCCGATCCGACCACGGTCGCGATCGCCGACGTGCAGGGCACGGCCGACGTCTCACCGCTGAGCGGCCAGACCGTCACGGTCGAGGGCGTCGTCACCGCCGACTACCGCACCGGCGGCTACAAGGGGATCGTCATCCAGACCCAGGGCTCCGGCGGCGCGACCGACGCCACGCCCGGAGCATCCGACGGCATCTTCGTCTTCCTGAACGCGCTGGCCCCGACCCTCGCGATCGGCGACCTCGTCTCCGTGACCGGCGCGGTCGGCGAGTACTTCGGCCAGACGCAGCTGAACCCCGGCGCGGTGACCGACATCGAGGTGCTTGCGGCAGGCGCCGGAGTCCCCGCGGTCACTCCGCTTCCCGACACCGTGCGCGGCGCCGACCGCGAGCAGTACGAGAACATGTATGTGGCTCCGGAGGGAACATACCGTCTGGCCTCGAGCCACCAGCTCTTCAACTTCGGCACGCTCTGGCTCAACGCCGGCGCGGACCTCAACGTCAAGAGCACCGAGACCACGCGCCCCGGTGACGCGGCGGCGGCCATCGCCGCGGCCAACCGGGCCAACCGCCTGCTGCTCGACGACGGCTGGTCCATCCAGGTGACGAACAACGGCCACCCCGGTGCCCAGCCGTACTTCACGAAGGACGCGGTGGTCCGCAACGGCGACACCGTCGACTTCGGCGACAACGGCTACGTGCTGCAGTGGGGCTTCGACGACTGGCGTCTGCAGCCCGTCATCCCGATCGACGATGCCTCTCCGGCAGACCTCAAGGTCGGCTTCGCGGCGACGAACCCGCGCACCGAGTCGGCTCCCGAGGTCGGTGGCGATGTGCAGGTGGCCTCGTTCAACGTCTACAACTACTTCACGACGCTGACGTCCGAGAACCCCGATGCCCGCGGTGCCGCGAATGCGGCCCAGTTCGCCATCCAGAAGTCGAAGATCGTCGCGGCGATCAACGGCCTGGATGCCGAGATCGTCTCGCTCATGGAGATCGAGAACTCCGTCAAGCTCGGCGAGCCGATCGACTCGGCCCTCGAGGACCTGGTGGCAGGTCTCAACGAGGACGCCGGCAGCGACGTGTGGGACTACGTGCCCACCCCTGACGCGCTGAACGACGCGGCGACGACGGACTACATCACCAACGCGATCATCTACAAGAAGGATGCCGTCACCACCGTCGGCGACAGCGCGACCGTCACCGACGAGACCGTCTGGGGCAACGCGCGTGAGCCGATCGCCCAGGCGTTCGACATCGACGGCCGGGTCGTCACCGTGGTCGCGAACCACTTCAAGTCGAAGTCGCCGCCCCAGGGTGCGGGTGCAGAGCCCGCCGACGGCCAGGGCTTCTTCAACGCCGACCGCGTCGCGCAGGCGCAGTCGCTCCTGGAGTTCACGACCGACCTCGAAGAGGCATCGGGCAGCGGCGACATGCTGCTGATCGGCGACTTCAACGCCTACGGCAAGGAAGACCCGATCGACGTCTTCACCGCGAACGGCTGGAGCGACCTGGTCGCCGACAGGGCCGCCGGTCAGTACACGTACACGTTCGACGGCGAGCTCGGCTCGCTCGACCACGTCATCGCGTCGCCGTCGCTCGCCGCGTCGATCACGGGCGCCGGCGTCTGGGGCATCAACTCGCCGGAGTGGAGCGACCGCGGCTACGCGTTCGGCGCCACCGAGTCGGGCACGCCCTACCGTTCCAGCGACCACGACCCGATCATCGTCGGCGTCTCCTCGGAGATCCCGCCGGTGAGCATCGACGTCGTCACGGTCAACGACTTCCACGGTCGGATCGAGGCCGACGGCGCCGCCGCAGGCGCGGCCGTCCTCGCGGGTGCGGTCAAGCAGTTCCGCGACGCGAACCCGAACACGATCTTCGCCGGAGCCGGCGATCTGATCGGCGCGTCGACGTTCACCTCGTTCATCAATGACGACAACCCGACGATCGACGCGCTCAACGCCGCCGGCCTCGACGTCAGCGCCGCGGGCAACCACGAGTTCGACCAGGGCTGGGAGGACCTGCGCGATCGCGTGCAGGACCGCGCGGACTGGGAGTACATCTCGTCGAACGTGTTCGTGACGGAGACGGGTGAGCCTGCGCTCGCCCCGGCATGGGTCAAGGAGCTCGACGGCGTCAAGGTCGGGTTCGTCGGCGCCGTCACCGAGGACCTCGACTCGCTCGTGTCGCCGGAAGGCATCGCCGACCTCGAGGTGCGCAGCATCGTCGACTCGGTCAACGCGGTGGCCGACGACCTGCGCGACGGCGATGAGTCCAACGGCGAGGCGGATGTCGTCATCCTCCTCGTCCACGAGGGGGCGGAGAGCGTCGATGTCGGGGCCATCACCCCGGAATCGCCGCTGGGCGAGATCGTCTACGGCGTCGACGACGACGTGAACGCGATCGTCTCGGCGCACACGCACCTCGCGTACAACCACGTCATCGACGGCCGCCCGGTCGTCTCGGCGGGGCAGTACGGCGAGAACCTCGGTCTGATGAACATCCAGGTGGACGCGAAGACGAAGGAGCTGATCTCGATCACCAACGAGATCAAGCCCCTCACGGCTGCGGGTGCGCCGCTGTACCCGGCCGTCCCCGAGGTCGCCGACATCGTGGCCGAGGCGAAGGCCGAGGCCGACGTGCTGGGGGCGATCAAGGTCGGAGACATCACCGCCGACTTCAACCGCGCGCGTCAGACCAGCGGCTCGGAGAACCGCGGTGGCGAGTCCACCATCGGCAACTTCGTCGCCGACGTGCAGAAGTGGTCCACCGATGCCGACATCGCGCTGATGAACCCGGGCGGAATCCGGGCGAACCTCGCGTACGCCTCGACCGGAGCATCCGACCCCGACGGCAACGTCACCTACCGTGAGGCGGCGACGGTCCAGCCGTTCGCGAACACGCTGGTGACGCTGACCCTCACGGGCGCGCAGCTGAAGGGCGTGCTGGAGGAGCAGTGGCAGCCGGCGGGCTCGGCGCGGCCGTTCCTGAAGCTCGGCGTCTCCGAAGGGCTCGTGTACACCTACGACCCCGCAGGGGCGCAGGGCTCGCGGATCACGTCGATCACGCTCGACGGCACGCCGATCGATCCGGCGGCCGATTACACGGTCGCCGCGAACTCGTTCCTCGCCGCCGGTGGAGACAACTTCTCCACCTTCAAGCACGGTACGGGCAAGCGCGACACCGGCAAGATCGACCTGCAGTCCATGGTCGACTGGTTCGATGCGAACAAGACCGCGAGTCCCGACTACGCCCAGCGCGCGGTCGGCGTCGCGATCAGCCCGGCGGATGCCGACGGCTACAGCGCCGGCGACCAGGTGACGGTCTCGCTCTCCTCGCTCGCGTTCAGCGCGGGGGAGCCGGCTCCGGGCGAGGTGTCGCTCTCGCTGGGCGGCACGCAGCTCGCGGCCGGAGCGATCGATCCCGCCATCGTCGACACCACGGACGAGGTCGGGCGTGCGAGCCTGACGTTCACGGTGCCGTCGGGCGTCTTCGGGGAGCAGCAGCTCACCGTCGCGGTCGCGGGCACCGGGACCACCGTGCAGGTGCCGTTCACGATCGCGGGCGAGGAGGAGTTCGCCGGCACGATCGCGCTCGGCTCCTCGAAGGTGACGGCGGGCAAGAAGCTCACCATCACCGGCGAGGGCTACCAGCCCGGTGAGACCGTGACGGTGGAGCTGCGCCCGAAGAAGGGGCAGGCCATCGAGGTCGGCACGATCCAGGTCGGCGACGACGGCTCGTTCAGCACCTCGGTGACGGTTCCGAAGAAGACGCAGCCGGGCAAGTACACGGTGGCGGTGGCGCAGGCGGACGGTGACGAGGCGACGGCCACGGTCACGGTCAACCGCGCCGGCGGCATCGGCGGCGCCATCGGGGACATCCTCGACTGGCTGTGGGATCTGCTCACCGGGTGGTGGTGA
- a CDS encoding SURF1 family cytochrome oxidase biogenesis protein gives MLRGRWIGMLLLCLVVAGVFAWLGQWQLERAIETDPPPAGATEQVRPLTDVVEPGQYLPEPLVGQRVETSGTWVEGDFLVVSSRFNDDVEGYWVTGQLRVADRTSIAVAIGWAPDREAADAAVERLAAEDDGSEVAISGRIISDEGPAVPPRTDPERMDRMSTAALLSRWSDTADLDVYRPYLASTTATAGLIEISSPAPEEQSPINWLNIFYAVEWAIFAGFAFYLWYRLAKDAWEREVEEFDEARTAETA, from the coding sequence ATGCTCCGGGGACGCTGGATCGGGATGCTTCTGCTGTGCCTCGTCGTCGCCGGGGTGTTCGCGTGGCTCGGGCAGTGGCAGCTCGAGCGCGCGATCGAGACGGATCCGCCCCCGGCGGGGGCGACCGAGCAGGTGCGGCCGCTCACCGATGTCGTGGAACCGGGGCAGTACCTTCCCGAGCCTCTCGTCGGCCAGCGCGTCGAGACATCGGGGACGTGGGTCGAGGGCGACTTCCTCGTCGTGTCGAGCCGGTTCAACGACGACGTCGAGGGATATTGGGTCACCGGCCAGCTGCGAGTCGCCGACCGCACGTCGATCGCGGTCGCGATCGGCTGGGCGCCCGACCGCGAAGCGGCGGATGCGGCCGTCGAGCGCCTCGCCGCCGAGGACGACGGCTCCGAGGTCGCGATCAGCGGCAGGATCATCTCCGACGAGGGCCCGGCGGTCCCGCCGCGCACCGACCCGGAGCGGATGGATCGGATGTCGACGGCGGCGCTTCTCAGCCGGTGGAGCGACACCGCGGATCTCGACGTGTACCGCCCGTATCTCGCCTCGACCACGGCGACGGCCGGGCTCATCGAGATCTCCTCTCCCGCGCCGGAAGAGCAATCGCCGATCAACTGGCTGAACATCTTCTACGCGGTCGAGTGGGCGATCTTCGCGGGCTTCGCGTTCTACCTCTGGTACCGCCTGGCGAAAGACGCCTGGGAGCGCGAGGTCGAGGAGTTCGACGAGGCGCGGACCGCGGAAACAGCCTGA
- a CDS encoding GuaB3 family IMP dehydrogenase-related protein, with product MEIELGRGKRARRAYTFDDIAVVPSRRTRNPEDVSTAWTIDAFGFDIPVLGAPMDSVVSPQTAIMLGQLGGLGVLDLEGLWTRYEDPQPLLTEIAGLDDGEATVRMQQLYSEPIKPELITRRLAEIREAGVTVAGSLTPQRTQEHYDTVAAAGVDLFVIRGTTVSAEHVSSVDEPLNLKKFIYDLDVPVIVGGAATYTAALHLMRTGAAGVLVGFGGGAASTTRATLGIHAPMATAVSDVAAARRDYLDESGGRYVHVIADGGVGTSGDIVKALAMGADAVMLGVALARATDAPGRGFHWGPEAHHSKLPRGRRVEVGGIGTLEEILYGPAPVADGTANLIGALRKSMATTGYSDLKEFQRVEVVLAPYEA from the coding sequence ATGGAGATCGAGCTCGGCCGAGGAAAGCGCGCACGCCGCGCGTACACGTTCGATGACATCGCGGTGGTGCCCTCGCGCCGCACGCGCAACCCCGAGGATGTCTCGACCGCGTGGACGATCGACGCGTTCGGCTTCGACATCCCGGTGCTCGGAGCGCCGATGGACTCTGTCGTCAGCCCGCAGACGGCGATCATGCTCGGGCAGCTCGGCGGCCTCGGCGTGCTCGACCTCGAGGGACTGTGGACGCGCTACGAAGACCCGCAGCCGCTGCTCACGGAGATCGCCGGGCTCGACGACGGCGAGGCGACCGTCCGCATGCAGCAGCTGTACTCCGAGCCGATCAAGCCCGAGCTCATCACGCGCCGGCTCGCCGAGATCCGCGAGGCGGGCGTCACGGTCGCCGGCTCCCTCACGCCGCAGCGCACGCAGGAGCACTACGACACCGTGGCCGCGGCCGGCGTCGACCTGTTCGTCATCCGCGGCACCACCGTCTCGGCCGAGCACGTGTCCAGCGTCGACGAGCCCCTGAACCTCAAGAAGTTCATCTACGACCTCGACGTCCCGGTGATCGTCGGCGGCGCCGCCACCTACACCGCGGCCCTGCACCTCATGCGCACGGGCGCCGCGGGCGTGCTCGTCGGCTTCGGCGGGGGAGCGGCCTCCACGACCCGTGCGACGCTCGGCATCCACGCGCCGATGGCCACCGCGGTGTCCGACGTCGCCGCCGCGCGACGCGACTACCTCGACGAGTCCGGCGGCCGCTACGTGCACGTCATCGCCGACGGGGGCGTCGGCACCTCCGGCGACATCGTCAAGGCGCTGGCCATGGGAGCGGATGCCGTCATGCTCGGCGTCGCGCTCGCCCGCGCCACCGACGCTCCCGGCCGCGGGTTCCACTGGGGCCCGGAGGCCCATCACTCGAAGCTGCCGCGCGGACGCCGCGTCGAGGTCGGCGGCATCGGCACGCTCGAGGAGATCCTCTACGGTCCCGCGCCCGTCGCCGACGGCACCGCGAACCTCATCGGCGCGCTGCGCAAGTCCATGGCGACCACCGGATACTCCGACCTCAAGGAGTTCCAGCGGGTCGAGGTCGTGCTCGCCCCGTACGAGGCCTGA
- a CDS encoding ATP-binding cassette domain-containing protein, which yields MGYIDVSGVSLTLPDGRPLLDEATFRVGAGSTSALIGPNGAGKTTLLRIIRGDQPADDGVVTIDGGLGVMDQFVGHGRQGQTVHELLVSVAPQRIRGAAQGLEAAENALIERDEHDTQMAYASAIAEYADAGGYEHETVWDQCTVAALGVPFERARFRELTTLSGGEQKRLALEALLRGPDEVLLLDEPDNYLDVPTKRWLEDQLRQTPKTVLLVSHDRELLARAADRLITLEPGGAGSTAWVHGGGFATYQQARTDRMDRLDELRRRWDEQHEKLRTLVANLKVKASANDGFASRYQAAQTRLRKFEEAGPPEERPPAQDFDMRLRGSRTGKRAVVAAGLELTGLMKPFDAEVWYGDRVAVLGSNGSGKSHFLRLLARGGSDPDATLGHVTSTGEQLSEVPHTGTATLGARVVPGLFAQTHAHPEFVGRTLLEILHRGDDRRAGMPRDAASSALDRYGLVRQAQQTFDSLSGGQQARLQVLLLELSGATLLLLDEPTDNLDLESAEALEDALARFEGTVLAVTHDRWFARSFDRFLVFGSDGEVYESDAPVWDERRVVRSR from the coding sequence GTGGGCTACATCGATGTCTCCGGAGTGTCTCTGACTCTCCCCGACGGCAGACCGCTTCTCGACGAGGCGACATTCAGGGTCGGTGCGGGGTCCACCAGCGCGTTGATCGGACCGAACGGCGCCGGCAAGACGACGTTGCTGCGCATCATCCGCGGAGATCAGCCGGCCGATGACGGCGTCGTCACGATCGACGGCGGCCTCGGCGTCATGGACCAGTTCGTCGGGCACGGACGCCAGGGTCAGACCGTGCACGAACTGCTCGTGAGCGTCGCTCCGCAGCGGATCCGCGGGGCGGCACAGGGGCTCGAGGCGGCGGAGAACGCACTGATCGAACGCGACGAGCACGACACCCAGATGGCGTACGCGTCGGCGATCGCGGAGTACGCGGATGCCGGTGGCTACGAGCACGAGACCGTGTGGGATCAGTGCACGGTGGCGGCGCTCGGCGTGCCGTTCGAGCGTGCGCGCTTCCGCGAGCTCACGACGCTCTCCGGCGGCGAGCAGAAGCGACTGGCGCTGGAGGCGCTGCTGCGCGGTCCCGACGAGGTGCTGCTGCTCGACGAGCCGGACAACTACCTCGATGTGCCGACGAAGCGCTGGCTCGAGGATCAGCTGCGGCAGACGCCCAAGACGGTGCTCCTCGTGTCGCACGATCGCGAACTCCTCGCTCGTGCCGCGGACCGCCTGATCACTCTCGAACCGGGCGGCGCAGGTTCCACCGCGTGGGTGCACGGCGGCGGCTTCGCGACCTATCAGCAGGCGCGCACCGATCGGATGGACCGGCTCGACGAGCTCCGGCGACGCTGGGACGAGCAGCACGAGAAGCTGCGCACCCTGGTCGCGAACCTCAAGGTGAAGGCCTCGGCGAACGACGGCTTCGCGTCGCGGTATCAGGCCGCTCAGACGCGGCTCCGCAAGTTCGAGGAGGCCGGTCCGCCCGAGGAGCGGCCCCCCGCGCAGGACTTCGACATGCGTCTGCGGGGGTCGCGCACGGGCAAGCGGGCCGTGGTCGCCGCAGGCCTCGAGCTCACCGGTCTGATGAAGCCCTTCGACGCCGAGGTCTGGTACGGCGATCGCGTCGCGGTGCTCGGCTCGAACGGGTCGGGGAAGTCGCACTTCCTGCGGCTTCTGGCCAGGGGTGGCAGCGATCCGGATGCCACCCTCGGTCACGTCACGTCCACCGGAGAGCAGCTGAGCGAGGTGCCGCACACGGGCACGGCGACGCTCGGCGCCAGGGTCGTGCCGGGGCTCTTCGCGCAGACGCACGCGCACCCCGAGTTCGTCGGGCGCACGCTGCTGGAGATCCTGCACCGCGGAGACGACCGCCGCGCCGGGATGCCGAGGGATGCCGCCAGCTCAGCGCTGGATCGGTACGGGCTCGTCCGGCAGGCGCAGCAGACGTTCGACTCGCTTTCCGGTGGGCAGCAGGCGCGGCTCCAGGTGCTGCTGCTTGAGCTGTCCGGTGCGACGCTGCTGCTGCTCGACGAACCGACGGACAACCTCGACCTGGAATCGGCCGAGGCGCTGGAAGACGCGCTCGCGCGTTTCGAGGGGACGGTGCTCGCGGTCACGCACGACCGCTGGTTCGCCCGGTCGTTCGACCGATTCCTGGTGTTCGGCTCGGACGGCGAGGTCTACGAGTCCGATGCGCCGGTCTGGGACGAGAGGCGGGTCGTGCGCTCCCGCTGA
- a CDS encoding type II toxin-antitoxin system VapC family toxin: MTVLDASAVLAFLQAEPGADAVEELLDGAVIGAANWAEVAQKVRASGADWGVASGLLRSYELVIEPVQHADAEVAAAMWKRGSGLSLGDRLCLALARRLDVTVVTTDRAWGESGRITQLRP; the protein is encoded by the coding sequence GTGACCGTTCTCGACGCGTCAGCCGTCCTGGCGTTCCTGCAGGCCGAGCCGGGCGCTGATGCCGTCGAGGAGCTTCTGGACGGTGCGGTCATCGGGGCGGCGAACTGGGCGGAGGTGGCCCAGAAGGTCCGAGCGTCGGGAGCCGACTGGGGCGTCGCCTCCGGACTGCTGCGCAGCTATGAGCTGGTGATCGAGCCCGTGCAGCACGCGGACGCCGAGGTCGCCGCAGCGATGTGGAAGCGCGGCAGCGGGTTGTCGCTCGGGGATCGGCTGTGCCTCGCGCTCGCCCGACGTCTCGATGTGACGGTGGTCACGACGGACCGTGCGTGGGGAGAGTCGGGCCGGATCACCCAGCTCCGTCCCTGA
- a CDS encoding AbrB/MazE/SpoVT family DNA-binding domain-containing protein yields MDTTFVAPMGDRGRLVVPAELRARQHWEQGARLLMIETDGGVILVTREQAKSLVRSQLAGKDLVAALLADRRSAAAAEDEIE; encoded by the coding sequence ATGGATACCACGTTTGTCGCTCCGATGGGCGACCGGGGCCGCCTGGTCGTCCCCGCCGAGCTCCGTGCGCGGCAGCACTGGGAACAGGGTGCGCGGCTGCTGATGATCGAGACGGACGGCGGAGTGATCCTGGTCACCCGGGAGCAGGCCAAGTCCCTGGTGCGGTCGCAGCTCGCCGGGAAGGACCTCGTCGCGGCGCTTCTCGCCGATCGTCGGTCCGCAGCGGCTGCGGAGGACGAGATCGAGTGA
- a CDS encoding OsmC family protein: MTLLQDQITAVSDVTPAERAQRLTDAGTAWNERIAADASSAQLTYRVSGRGIGSVATEIRAGKHRFLVDEPSALAGDDVAASPVEYALGALVSCQVVVYRLYAQALGLTIDEIEITAEGDLDVRKLFGIDESGRAGFHDIRVKVDISGPDSPEQYENLRQVVDAHCPVLDLFANTVPTASALS, translated from the coding sequence ATGACTCTTCTCCAGGACCAGATCACCGCCGTCTCCGATGTCACGCCGGCCGAGCGCGCACAGCGCCTGACCGATGCGGGAACGGCGTGGAACGAGCGCATCGCCGCCGATGCGAGCAGCGCACAGCTGACCTACCGGGTGAGCGGCCGAGGAATCGGGTCGGTCGCCACCGAGATCCGCGCCGGCAAGCATCGGTTCCTCGTGGACGAGCCGAGCGCGCTCGCCGGAGACGACGTGGCCGCGAGCCCCGTCGAGTACGCGCTGGGCGCGCTGGTGTCGTGCCAGGTGGTCGTGTACCGGCTCTACGCCCAGGCGCTCGGTCTCACGATCGACGAGATCGAGATCACGGCCGAGGGGGATCTCGACGTGCGGAAGCTCTTCGGCATCGACGAGTCGGGCCGTGCCGGGTTCCACGACATCCGGGTGAAGGTCGACATCTCGGGCCCCGACAGCCCCGAGCAGTATGAGAACCTCCGCCAGGTCGTCGACGCGCACTGCCCGGTCCTCGACCTCTTCGCGAACACGGTTCCCACGGCGAGCGCGCTCTCCTGA